The Acidobacteriota bacterium genome contains a region encoding:
- a CDS encoding IS982 family transposase, whose translation MKVQRMSNNNQPNFTDQELITVYLFEHLQGHFQQRRIYDYIAGHWLAWFPDLPSYQAFNYRLNQLSPSFALLLEELVSQLANGLPQTTDYVLDSLPILLAKGSRADAAKVAREVANKGFCSTKKLFYHGVKLHLCGRRRLQQLPLPEALALTAASVHDLTAFRQEMEPPAFAALFADKAYKDEAMKAELAKHEVELCTPDKCPRGQEKEAAYNSLWSRFVSAMRQPIESLFNWLIQRSGIQDAAKVRSTNGLLVHCYGKLTVCCFRLLFNS comes from the coding sequence TTGAAAGTTCAACGTATGAGTAACAACAACCAGCCTAATTTCACTGACCAAGAATTGATCACTGTCTATCTGTTCGAGCATCTTCAAGGTCATTTCCAACAACGCCGCATCTATGATTATATTGCTGGACATTGGCTGGCTTGGTTTCCAGATTTGCCCTCTTATCAAGCCTTCAATTATCGCCTCAATCAACTCAGTCCAAGTTTTGCTTTGCTGCTCGAAGAATTGGTGAGCCAATTGGCAAATGGCTTACCACAAACGACCGATTATGTCTTGGATTCTTTGCCCATCCTGCTTGCCAAAGGCAGTCGCGCCGATGCCGCCAAAGTCGCCAGAGAAGTTGCCAATAAAGGCTTTTGTTCCACCAAAAAGCTCTTTTATCACGGTGTCAAACTGCATCTTTGTGGTCGTCGTCGCCTTCAGCAATTGCCACTGCCAGAAGCCTTGGCCCTGACTGCCGCGTCGGTTCACGACCTGACGGCTTTTCGCCAAGAAATGGAGCCTCCGGCGTTTGCTGCTTTGTTCGCCGATAAAGCCTATAAAGACGAGGCGATGAAAGCCGAACTGGCAAAGCATGAGGTTGAACTTTGTACGCCAGATAAGTGCCCACGAGGGCAAGAAAAAGAAGCAGCTTACAACAGTCTATGGTCGCGCTTCGTGTCGGCGATGCGTCAACCGATTGAGTCATTGTTCAATTGGTTAATTCAAAGATCAGGGATTCAGGATGCCGCAAAGGTTCGTTCGACTAATGGTTTGCTGGTTCATTGCTATGGCAAACTGACAGTCTGTTGTTTTCGACTCCTGTTCAACTCTTGA
- a CDS encoding DUF4159 domain-containing protein produces the protein MQKSLCILIVLALLVLSVVGQSRMGAVPRYSEKTDPNKPGEFTFVRTIYSTAFGGRRGSSWAVDFPEADYHFIIGVRDWSGTILNIAAEPKQLEILDEKLFDYPLIYFVEPGYMELSNEEAARLREYVTRGGFLFLDDFWGDYEWENVQEQMKRIFPEYQIEDIPPDDSLFHCYFDINEVVQVPGIGSWLGRGVTHEKGGYTPHYMGIRDKSGKLLVFIARNCDLGDAWEWIDDPRYPLKYGLAAYKVGINVIIYAMSH, from the coding sequence ATGCAAAAAAGCCTCTGCATCCTGATTGTTCTTGCGCTACTGGTTTTATCGGTGGTCGGGCAATCGAGGATGGGCGCGGTTCCCCGTTATTCGGAAAAAACCGACCCCAACAAACCCGGCGAATTCACCTTTGTGAGAACCATCTACAGTACGGCTTTCGGCGGTCGTCGCGGCAGTTCGTGGGCAGTCGATTTTCCCGAAGCCGATTACCATTTCATCATCGGGGTTCGTGATTGGTCAGGCACGATTTTGAATATCGCAGCCGAACCCAAACAACTGGAAATCCTCGACGAAAAGCTCTTCGATTATCCGTTAATCTATTTTGTTGAACCGGGCTATATGGAACTATCCAATGAAGAGGCGGCGCGGCTTCGCGAATATGTCACACGCGGCGGTTTTCTTTTCCTTGATGATTTCTGGGGCGATTATGAATGGGAAAATGTGCAGGAACAGATGAAGCGAATTTTTCCCGAATACCAAATCGAAGACATTCCGCCCGATGATTCATTGTTTCATTGTTACTTCGACATCAACGAAGTCGTACAGGTTCCGGGCATCGGTTCGTGGCTCGGTCGCGGCGTCACCCACGAAAAAGGCGGTTACACGCCGCATTACATGGGCATTCGCGACAAGAGCGGAAAACTCCTGGTCTTTATCGCCCGCAATTGCGATTTAGGCGATGCGTGGGAATGGATTGATGACCCGCGATACCCTTTAAAATACGGACTCGCCGCCTATAAAGTCGGCATCAATGTCATCATCTATGCGATGTCACATTGA
- a CDS encoding cytochrome P460 family protein, with protein sequence MRKSCKVFVTLAFFFLATLTFSLSQKKVAASDDENVYVNLPSPASLFAWQNPCPDAKPSPLPLPSSLPPGKLLDFQKEVFNFLDTGGYLSWCRDKWVRDTGPYINNVYYGTHPAVRVFYSPPLMKWLTQGRKGAIPNGAMIIKEQYTPPAARYEDMTDDEIAKEFAKSKDWTIMIKDAAGSKDGWYWGEFYTGMSFNQNQYPFNYQNAGFGQYCLRCHASAESEYTFSSLKNIKGFPDEPLIFRVDNSWRNLSPFEKPFLYTHRRPKQDASNNPPVDTNLEFLQTFKTIPRVPVQTVEKLPPETLDRVVAATKGAEQFITSDQCMMCHSAATGPYGPTMFLQTAPPVNGVPSGINVSPYGEWRWSPMGLAGRDPIFYAQLESEIEILKNEFKNPEPIIQATVNTCLSCHGGMGKRQFDIDHKNPFADFKLDYVFLTNPDNPNFKYGSLARDGISCTMCHHIKEDEYPPTQPPIAYFLENSTTGQFQMSKPDELQGPFKDDTISTYPMENSLGIKPKFSDYTKSSRLCGSCHLINLPNVDDPLKPGEKPTVLDTSEKNPLFKPFMHSIEQATYMEWLNSQFQTEFNANQQTAQSCQDCHMPGGYQNPAKKINLKQIQQPIAIIEDDSYPAAEYLAPLDKLRVRVRKEGYVRHELLGLNAYLIEMFNQFNDILGVRKNDYMSGSTTDLQDTLDNIARQAQEKTATIEIPSLKIVNEKLTAEVKVTNLTGHRLPSGVGFRRAFIEFQVINNADGREQVIWASGRTNNVGVIVDGNGDVLPSEFFTEYQEGKKTLQHYQPHYETITSQSQVQIFEELVQDSKGKFTTSFIHRDHELKDNRLLPKGWTKNGPSADIPFAYIEATYPKGNAAQDPQYLSGSGTDTVTYEVSLPKNIDAANITVQATLYYQAIPPSYLNMRFKTVPNGLATRRLYFLTSNLQTTGTLIDDWKLRLVSKRAQASN encoded by the coding sequence TGAGTTGGTGTCGCGATAAATGGGTGCGCGACACCGGACCTTACATCAATAACGTTTATTACGGCACCCATCCGGCTGTCCGGGTTTTCTATTCGCCGCCGTTGATGAAATGGCTCACCCAAGGTCGCAAAGGCGCGATCCCCAACGGCGCGATGATTATCAAAGAACAATACACCCCGCCCGCGGCGCGTTACGAAGATATGACCGATGATGAAATCGCTAAAGAATTCGCCAAGTCAAAAGACTGGACGATTATGATTAAAGATGCGGCGGGTTCCAAAGACGGCTGGTACTGGGGCGAATTTTATACCGGCATGAGTTTCAATCAGAATCAATACCCGTTCAATTATCAAAACGCCGGGTTCGGGCAATACTGTTTGCGCTGTCACGCTTCGGCGGAAAGCGAATACACTTTTTCATCGCTGAAAAATATCAAAGGCTTTCCCGATGAACCGCTGATTTTTCGTGTAGATAATTCCTGGCGCAATTTGTCGCCATTTGAAAAACCCTTTCTTTATACCCATCGCCGCCCGAAACAGGACGCGTCGAATAATCCGCCGGTTGATACCAACCTGGAATTTTTACAGACCTTCAAAACTATTCCCCGCGTGCCGGTTCAGACCGTAGAAAAACTGCCGCCCGAAACTTTGGATAGAGTGGTTGCCGCAACCAAAGGCGCGGAACAATTCATCACTTCAGACCAATGCATGATGTGTCACAGCGCGGCGACGGGTCCTTATGGGCCAACCATGTTTTTGCAAACCGCGCCGCCGGTAAACGGTGTGCCAAGCGGCATCAATGTTTCGCCTTATGGTGAATGGCGTTGGTCGCCTATGGGGCTTGCCGGTCGTGACCCGATTTTTTATGCGCAACTCGAAAGCGAAATCGAGATTCTCAAAAACGAATTTAAAAATCCTGAGCCGATCATTCAGGCTACCGTCAACACCTGTTTGAGTTGTCACGGCGGCATGGGGAAACGCCAATTCGATATTGACCACAAAAATCCGTTCGCCGATTTCAAATTGGATTATGTGTTTCTCACCAATCCCGATAATCCCAATTTCAAATACGGGTCGCTGGCGCGTGACGGCATCAGTTGCACGATGTGTCATCACATCAAAGAAGATGAGTACCCGCCGACGCAACCGCCGATTGCTTATTTTTTGGAAAACTCCACCACCGGACAATTTCAAATGAGCAAACCCGATGAACTGCAGGGACCTTTTAAAGACGACACGATTTCAACCTACCCGATGGAAAATTCATTGGGGATAAAACCGAAATTCAGCGACTATACCAAATCATCGAGGCTTTGCGGCAGTTGTCACTTAATCAATTTACCGAACGTTGACGACCCGCTTAAACCCGGCGAAAAACCGACGGTATTGGATACTTCGGAAAAAAATCCCTTATTTAAACCGTTCATGCATTCGATTGAACAAGCCACCTATATGGAATGGCTCAACAGCCAGTTTCAAACCGAATTCAATGCCAATCAACAGACCGCGCAGTCCTGTCAGGATTGTCATATGCCCGGCGGTTATCAAAACCCTGCAAAAAAAATCAACCTCAAACAGATTCAACAACCCATCGCTATCATCGAAGACGACAGTTATCCGGCAGCGGAATACTTAGCGCCGCTTGATAAACTGCGGGTGCGGGTTCGCAAAGAAGGTTATGTGCGTCATGAATTGCTCGGCTTGAATGCCTATCTCATCGAAATGTTCAATCAGTTCAATGATATTCTCGGGGTTCGCAAAAACGATTATATGAGCGGTTCGACCACCGATTTGCAGGACACTCTCGATAACATCGCCCGGCAGGCGCAGGAAAAAACCGCGACCATTGAAATTCCCTCGCTTAAAATCGTAAACGAAAAATTGACCGCCGAGGTTAAAGTCACCAACTTAACCGGGCATCGCTTACCGAGCGGCGTGGGTTTTCGCCGCGCATTCATTGAATTTCAGGTTATCAATAATGCGGACGGACGCGAACAGGTCATCTGGGCATCTGGGCGCACCAACAATGTCGGGGTGATTGTTGATGGCAATGGTGATGTGTTGCCTTCGGAATTTTTCACCGAATATCAGGAAGGCAAAAAGACTTTGCAACATTATCAACCGCACTATGAAACCATCACTTCACAATCGCAGGTGCAGATTTTTGAAGAACTGGTGCAGGACAGCAAAGGCAAATTCACCACCAGTTTTATTCACCGCGACCATGAACTCAAAGACAATCGCTTGTTGCCGAAAGGCTGGACGAAAAACGGTCCCAGCGCAGATATTCCGTTTGCCTACATCGAAGCGACTTATCCCAAGGGAAACGCCGCGCAAGACCCGCAATACCTGAGCGGCAGCGGCACGGATACGGTCACTTACGAAGTGAGTTTGCCGAAAAACATTGACGCAGCCAATATCACCGTGCAGGCAACGCTATATTATCAAGCGATTCCGCCGTCGTATTTGAATATGCGATTTAAGACCGTGCCGAATGGCTTGGCGACCCGGCGGCTTTACTTTTTGACCTCGAATTTACAAACCACGGGAACCTTGATTGATGATTGGAAACTTCGTCTGGTATCAAAGCGCGCACAGGCAAGTAACTGA